In Azospirillum ramasamyi, the following are encoded in one genomic region:
- a CDS encoding beta-ketoacyl-[acyl-carrier-protein] synthase family protein, with translation MSIVSSLGAGLEATLDALRNGRGGLKPCSFETVTLDTHIGEVEGLDDIRLPMELAGYECRNNRLADLALRQDGFAEAVAAARERYGAHRIGVFLGTSTSGILSAELAFRARDPQTGALPADFSFATTHSTGSLADFVRRRLGLEGPAFVVSSACATTSKVFANAARMIAASLCDAAVVGGADSLCLTTLYGFHSLELVSPTPCRPFDAQRSGVSLGEGAGFALLERAAFRPVPGSVHLLGAGESNDAHHMSTPHPEGLGARLAMERALADAGLQPRDIDYVNLHGTATTYGDAAEDRAITELLGTRTPVSSTKGYTGHTLGAAGIVEAIVSVLALRNGLIPGSPQTRTLDPALRSRYLQANETGRMDRVMTNSFGFGGSNSSLIFGWAA, from the coding sequence ATGAGCATCGTCAGCAGCCTCGGAGCCGGGCTGGAGGCCACACTGGATGCTCTGCGCAATGGCCGTGGCGGCTTGAAGCCTTGCAGTTTCGAGACGGTCACGCTCGACACCCACATCGGCGAGGTGGAGGGGCTGGACGATATCCGTCTGCCGATGGAGCTTGCCGGCTATGAATGCCGCAACAACCGGCTGGCCGACTTGGCGTTACGCCAGGACGGCTTCGCCGAAGCGGTCGCTGCGGCACGGGAACGCTACGGCGCGCACCGGATCGGCGTCTTCCTCGGCACCAGCACCTCCGGCATCCTGTCGGCGGAACTGGCCTTCCGAGCGCGCGACCCGCAGACCGGCGCCCTCCCCGCCGACTTCAGCTTCGCAACCACCCACAGCACCGGCTCCCTTGCCGATTTCGTTCGCCGCCGCCTGGGGCTGGAGGGACCGGCCTTCGTCGTCTCGTCGGCCTGCGCCACCACGTCGAAGGTCTTCGCCAATGCCGCCCGCATGATCGCGGCCAGCCTGTGCGATGCGGCGGTGGTCGGCGGGGCCGACAGCCTGTGCCTGACCACGCTCTATGGTTTCCATTCGCTCGAACTGGTCTCTCCCACCCCCTGCCGGCCGTTCGACGCGCAGCGCAGCGGCGTCTCGCTGGGTGAAGGCGCCGGCTTCGCCCTGCTGGAGCGCGCGGCGTTCAGACCGGTGCCGGGGAGCGTCCATCTGCTGGGGGCCGGCGAAAGCAACGACGCCCACCACATGTCGACCCCGCACCCGGAGGGGCTGGGCGCGCGGCTGGCGATGGAGCGGGCGCTGGCCGATGCCGGCCTGCAGCCTCGAGACATCGACTACGTCAACCTGCACGGCACCGCGACCACCTATGGCGACGCGGCGGAGGACCGTGCCATCACGGAGCTGCTCGGCACCCGCACCCCGGTCAGTTCGACCAAGGGCTATACCGGGCACACGCTGGGCGCCGCCGGCATCGTCGAGGCGATCGTCAGCGTTCTGGCCCTGCGCAACGGGCTGATCCCCGGCAGCCCGCAGACCCGCACTCTCGATCCCGCCCTGCGCAGCCGCTATCTCCAGGCCAACGAAACCGGACGGATGGACCGCGTGATGACCAATTCCTTCGGCTTCGGCGGCAGCAACAGCAGCCTGATCTTCGGGTGGGCCGCCTGA
- a CDS encoding class I SAM-dependent methyltransferase, with the protein MSDAVFRELVTAAARPYRACDRYAWHFAKGKLAGDPVFRHLLSRPLLPAQGRLLDLGCGQGVLTALLRAAAERHASGDWPADWPTPPTDLATRGVELSPRRVRIASTALGADAVSHGDIRETELPPSDAIVILDVLLYLNPAEQAAVLARCAEALAPGGLLLLREADAGGGLPFHVTRWAEQAACTARGQWRQILTYRPSAEWLLLLNGLGLTATALPMSQGTPFANTLFIARRSSDPDHFCPSSR; encoded by the coding sequence ATGTCTGACGCCGTCTTCCGGGAACTGGTGACCGCCGCCGCCCGGCCCTACCGCGCCTGTGACCGCTACGCCTGGCATTTCGCCAAGGGCAAGCTCGCAGGCGACCCCGTCTTCCGCCATCTCCTGAGCCGACCGCTGCTCCCCGCCCAAGGCCGGCTGCTCGACCTCGGCTGCGGACAGGGGGTGCTTACGGCGCTGCTGCGCGCGGCGGCCGAGCGGCACGCCTCCGGCGACTGGCCGGCGGACTGGCCGACCCCGCCCACCGACCTCGCCACGAGGGGGGTGGAACTGTCGCCCCGGCGGGTCCGGATCGCCAGCACGGCGCTGGGCGCGGATGCCGTCAGCCACGGTGACATCCGCGAGACCGAACTGCCGCCCAGCGACGCCATCGTCATCCTGGACGTGCTTCTCTATCTGAACCCGGCGGAGCAGGCGGCTGTGCTGGCCCGCTGCGCCGAGGCGCTGGCGCCGGGCGGCCTTCTGCTGTTGAGGGAGGCGGATGCCGGCGGCGGCCTGCCTTTCCATGTCACCCGCTGGGCCGAGCAGGCGGCCTGCACCGCACGTGGCCAATGGCGGCAAATCCTGACCTACCGCCCTTCGGCTGAGTGGCTATTGCTGTTGAACGGGCTGGGTCTGACCGCCACGGCCCTGCCGATGAGCCAGGGCACACCCTTCGCCAACACCTTGTTCATAGCCCGCCGAAGCAGCGATCCAGACCATTTTTGCCCTTCCTCGCGTTAA
- a CDS encoding polysaccharide deacetylase family protein, whose protein sequence is MPDRMRWRPAPLLRASALLHAAAAASFAAAPASWPWALGAVAGNHALLGAIGLWPRSSLLGPNLRRLPEANARLGQVGLCFDDGPDPEVTPAVLDLLDRAGVRASFFCIADRAARHPALIEAIIGRGHTVENHSWHHSHRFAAMGMRGIRREVGEAQRLLTGLAGRPPRFFKPPAGLRNPLLDPVLAGFGLRLATWTRRGFDAVRRDPAAVERRLLRGLGPGDLLMLHDGSAARDRAGRPVVLTVLPRLLARLAAQGLTAVSLEGVAPDGGEDV, encoded by the coding sequence ATGCCTGACCGGATGCGCTGGCGCCCGGCCCCTTTGCTGCGGGCCTCCGCCCTTCTGCATGCCGCCGCCGCGGCCAGCTTCGCGGCGGCACCGGCATCCTGGCCCTGGGCGCTGGGCGCGGTGGCGGGCAACCACGCCCTGCTGGGAGCCATCGGGCTCTGGCCGCGCAGCAGCCTGCTAGGCCCCAACCTGCGCCGTCTGCCGGAGGCCAATGCCCGGCTTGGTCAGGTCGGCCTCTGCTTCGACGACGGCCCCGACCCGGAAGTGACGCCCGCCGTCCTCGACCTGCTCGACCGTGCGGGCGTCCGCGCCAGCTTCTTCTGCATCGCCGACCGCGCCGCCCGCCACCCCGCCCTGATCGAGGCCATCATCGGTCGCGGCCACACGGTGGAGAACCACAGCTGGCACCATTCCCACCGCTTCGCCGCCATGGGCATGCGCGGGATCCGCCGCGAGGTGGGGGAGGCGCAGCGGCTCCTGACCGGTCTCGCCGGCCGGCCGCCACGCTTCTTCAAGCCGCCGGCCGGGCTGCGCAATCCCCTGCTCGACCCCGTCCTCGCCGGGTTCGGCCTGCGTCTGGCGACCTGGACCCGGCGCGGCTTCGATGCGGTGCGGCGCGATCCGGCGGCGGTTGAACGGCGCCTGCTCCGCGGGCTCGGGCCCGGCGACCTGCTGATGCTGCATGACGGCTCCGCCGCCCGCGACCGTGCCGGCCGGCCGGTGGTTCTGACGGTGCTGCCGCGCCTGCTCGCCCGTCTGGCCGCGCAGGGATTGACGGCCGTATCGCTGGAGGGGGTGGCCCCCGATGGAGGGGAAGATGTCTGA
- a CDS encoding MMPL family transporter, with translation MRRSRWWAGRGAGWGIALWLAGLIACGLLVARTPVTADLSAFLPRSPSPAQQLLVDQLRDGVVSRLILVAIEGDAPDRLTGLSRGLAARLRGNPLVATVENGERTGRGADGAYLWSNRYLLSPAVTPDRFTADGLRQALENDLRLLQSPAGMFLKQALPADPTAEILRLTDRMLDGAAGPASRDGVWVSPDGARALLLVQTTAPGFDLDAQQKTLDLIQGAFDQVRGTDDAARLVMTGPGVFSVQTRDRIEADATRASITATLLVAGVMLLVYRSLRVLALSLLPAATGALAGVAAVGLGFGTVHGITLGFGVTLLGESVDYAIYLFTQTQPGSPARRTLLRIWPTLLLGVATSIVGFGAMLVSSFSGLAQLGLFSITGLLVALAVTRWVLPALLPEGYSTERPARLAPVLTALTGAAPALRLPLAAATLLSLAWLVHQGPAVWSAELSSLSPVAEADQTLDEALRRDLGAPDAGHLLVTGGATADEALVAAERLAAPLEALARDRLIAGYDSPALTLPSQATQRARQAALPPPDTLRAALNEALQGLPFRPDAFAPFLTDVEKARTMPLLTPASLDGTSMKLKLDSLLVRNGDGWTAMLPLRGVSDPQALAARVAGEVAARGAVLLNLKEESDHLYRTYRQEALTLAVLGAAAITLLLAAALRSLRSLVMAVMPLAAAVVVTMAILTALGQALSIFHLVGLLLVVGVGSNYSLLFERREPSAALRERTVASVAIANLCTVIGFGTLAFSGIPVLQGIGMTVAIGAFLSLAFAAVLSRQDTAAAREAEGHA, from the coding sequence GTGCGACGGAGCCGATGGTGGGCCGGGCGGGGCGCCGGATGGGGCATCGCGCTGTGGCTGGCCGGGCTGATCGCCTGCGGGCTGCTGGTGGCGCGCACGCCCGTCACCGCCGACCTTTCCGCCTTCCTGCCCCGCTCGCCGTCCCCGGCCCAGCAATTGCTGGTCGATCAGCTGCGTGACGGCGTCGTCTCGCGGCTGATCCTGGTTGCGATAGAGGGCGACGCCCCCGACCGGCTGACCGGCCTCAGCCGAGGCCTCGCCGCCCGGCTGCGCGGCAACCCGCTGGTAGCCACGGTGGAGAACGGCGAGCGGACCGGGCGCGGCGCCGACGGCGCCTATCTCTGGAGCAACCGCTATCTGCTCAGCCCCGCCGTCACCCCCGACCGCTTCACTGCCGACGGGCTGCGGCAGGCCTTGGAGAACGACCTGCGCCTGCTGCAATCCCCTGCGGGGATGTTCCTGAAGCAGGCCCTGCCCGCCGATCCCACCGCCGAAATCCTGCGCCTGACCGACCGGATGCTGGACGGCGCCGCCGGCCCGGCCAGCCGCGACGGGGTATGGGTTTCGCCGGACGGGGCGCGGGCCCTGCTGCTGGTGCAGACGACCGCCCCCGGCTTCGACCTCGACGCCCAGCAGAAGACGCTGGACCTGATCCAGGGCGCGTTCGATCAGGTCCGGGGAACCGACGACGCCGCGCGGCTGGTGATGACCGGGCCGGGCGTGTTCTCGGTCCAGACGCGCGACCGGATCGAAGCGGATGCGACCCGCGCCTCCATCACCGCGACGCTGCTGGTCGCCGGGGTGATGCTGCTGGTCTACCGGTCCCTGCGCGTGCTGGCGCTGTCGCTGCTGCCGGCGGCGACCGGCGCGCTGGCCGGCGTGGCGGCGGTCGGGCTGGGCTTCGGCACGGTGCATGGCATCACGCTGGGCTTCGGCGTCACCCTGCTGGGCGAGAGCGTCGATTACGCCATCTATCTCTTCACCCAGACCCAGCCGGGCAGCCCGGCGCGGCGGACGCTGCTGCGCATCTGGCCGACGCTTCTGCTCGGGGTGGCGACCTCCATCGTCGGTTTCGGAGCGATGCTGGTCTCCAGCTTCAGCGGGCTGGCGCAGCTCGGCCTCTTCTCCATCACCGGGCTGCTGGTGGCGCTGGCCGTCACCCGCTGGGTGCTGCCGGCCCTCTTGCCGGAGGGCTATTCGACGGAGCGGCCGGCGCGGCTGGCGCCGGTACTGACCGCGCTGACCGGCGCGGCCCCGGCCCTGCGCCTGCCCCTCGCCGCCGCAACGCTGCTTTCGCTGGCGTGGCTGGTCCACCAGGGTCCGGCCGTCTGGTCGGCGGAGCTGTCGAGCCTGAGCCCGGTGGCGGAAGCCGACCAGACGCTGGACGAGGCGCTGCGCCGCGATCTCGGCGCGCCCGACGCCGGCCATCTGCTGGTCACCGGCGGCGCCACGGCGGACGAGGCCTTGGTCGCCGCCGAGCGGCTGGCCGCCCCGCTGGAGGCCCTGGCCCGCGACCGTCTGATCGCCGGCTACGACTCTCCCGCACTGACGCTGCCGAGCCAGGCGACCCAGCGTGCGCGCCAAGCCGCCCTGCCGCCGCCCGACACCCTGCGCGCGGCGCTGAACGAGGCGCTGCAGGGCCTGCCCTTCCGTCCCGACGCCTTCGCCCCCTTCCTGACCGATGTCGAAAAGGCCAGGACCATGCCGCTGCTGACCCCGGCCAGCCTGGACGGCACCAGCATGAAACTGAAGCTCGACTCCCTTCTGGTCCGCAATGGAGACGGCTGGACGGCCATGCTGCCCTTGCGCGGCGTGTCCGACCCGCAGGCCCTCGCCGCCCGGGTCGCCGGCGAGGTGGCAGCGCGCGGAGCCGTCCTGCTGAACCTGAAGGAGGAATCCGACCACCTTTACCGCACTTACCGGCAGGAGGCGCTGACACTGGCGGTGCTGGGTGCGGCCGCCATCACACTGCTGCTGGCGGCGGCGCTCCGCTCCCTGCGGTCGCTGGTGATGGCGGTGATGCCGCTGGCGGCGGCGGTGGTCGTCACCATGGCGATTCTGACGGCGTTGGGGCAGGCGCTGTCGATCTTCCATCTGGTCGGGCTGCTGCTGGTGGTCGGGGTGGGGTCCAATTATTCGCTGCTCTTCGAGCGGCGGGAACCGTCCGCGGCCTTGCGCGAGCGCACGGTCGCGTCGGTCGCGATCGCCAATCTCTGCACCGTAATCGGCTTCGGTACGCTCGCCTTTTCCGGCATCCCCGTCCTGCAGGGCATCGGCATGACCGTCGCCATCGGCGCCTTCCTCAGCCTCGCCTTCGCCGCGGTGCTGAGCCGGCAGGACACCGCCGCCGCACGGGAGGCGGAGGGACATGCCTGA
- a CDS encoding LolA family protein has translation MISGNRAGRRLISAGLAAILLAGSALSAMAAEPWGLEDLFARFAAIGSSNARFVETREFSLLNAPMESSGTLTYRRPDFLEKRTLQPQAESLRLDGDRLTLTQADGASRTLAVSAMPEIQTYVESIRATLRGDVPTIMRFYEVVLEGTAQDWRMQLTPRADEARATVQRIVIAGREAAIRRIEILQADGDRSVMTIQPGPA, from the coding sequence ATGATTTCTGGAAATAGAGCGGGCCGGCGCCTGATCTCCGCAGGGCTGGCCGCGATCCTGCTTGCCGGCTCCGCCCTTTCCGCCATGGCGGCGGAGCCCTGGGGCCTGGAGGATCTGTTCGCCCGTTTCGCCGCCATCGGCAGTTCCAACGCCCGCTTCGTCGAGACGCGCGAGTTCAGCCTGCTGAATGCCCCGATGGAGAGCAGCGGCACGCTGACCTACCGGCGGCCGGACTTTCTGGAAAAGCGCACGCTGCAGCCCCAGGCGGAAAGCCTGCGGCTGGACGGCGACCGGCTGACGCTGACCCAGGCCGACGGGGCGTCGCGCACGCTGGCGGTATCCGCCATGCCGGAAATCCAAACCTATGTGGAGAGCATCCGCGCGACCCTGCGCGGCGACGTGCCGACCATCATGCGCTTCTACGAGGTGGTGCTGGAGGGCACGGCGCAGGACTGGCGCATGCAGCTGACCCCTCGGGCGGATGAGGCGCGCGCGACGGTGCAGCGCATCGTCATCGCCGGGCGGGAGGCCGCGATCCGCCGGATCGAGATCCTGCAGGCCGACGGCGACCGCTCGGTCATGACCATCCAGCCGGGCCCCGCATGA
- a CDS encoding acyl-CoA synthetase, which yields MKLPLRAKPAADATASPIAPPSPRRRKEWMNRPERSTTAAIKFIVWVALRLGRRAARLLLYPICLYFVLFSRKPRVASALFLSKALGRPPGFGDLFRHYHVFAACLLDRVFFLNDQTDGFDIRVHGEDILIDLMERGEGCLLLGAHMGSFEAIRMLGHRQKNLRVSLVMYEENARKINSVLNAINPALSMEVIGLGRPDSMLRVRERLDQGHFVGMLADRTLDGEEEVRLPFLGQPAGFALGPFQLAAMLKRPVVLMVGIYRGGRRYDVHFERVADFSDTRVQDWPVQDRPGLVRWAAGRFADRLEHYARSAPYNWFNFYDFWK from the coding sequence ATGAAGCTTCCCCTGCGCGCGAAGCCGGCAGCGGACGCCACGGCCTCCCCCATCGCCCCGCCGTCGCCGCGCCGCCGCAAGGAGTGGATGAACCGGCCGGAGCGCAGCACGACGGCGGCGATCAAGTTCATCGTCTGGGTGGCCCTGCGGCTCGGCCGGCGGGCGGCAAGGCTGCTGCTCTACCCGATCTGCCTCTATTTCGTGCTGTTCTCGCGCAAGCCGCGCGTCGCCTCGGCGCTGTTCCTGTCCAAGGCGCTGGGACGGCCACCCGGCTTCGGCGACCTGTTCCGCCATTATCACGTCTTCGCCGCCTGCCTGCTCGACCGGGTCTTCTTCCTGAACGACCAGACCGACGGTTTCGACATCCGCGTCCATGGCGAGGACATCCTCATCGACCTGATGGAGCGGGGCGAGGGCTGCCTGCTGCTCGGCGCCCACATGGGCAGCTTCGAGGCGATCCGCATGCTGGGCCACCGCCAGAAGAACCTACGCGTCAGTCTGGTGATGTACGAGGAGAATGCGCGCAAGATCAATTCGGTCCTCAACGCCATCAACCCGGCGCTGTCGATGGAGGTGATCGGGCTCGGCCGGCCGGATTCGATGCTGCGGGTGCGCGAGCGGCTGGACCAGGGCCATTTCGTCGGCATGCTGGCCGACCGCACACTGGATGGGGAGGAGGAGGTCCGCCTGCCCTTCCTGGGCCAGCCGGCCGGCTTCGCCCTGGGTCCGTTCCAACTGGCGGCGATGCTGAAACGGCCGGTGGTGCTGATGGTCGGCATCTACCGGGGCGGCCGGCGCTACGACGTCCATTTCGAGCGGGTCGCCGATTTCTCCGACACGCGGGTGCAGGACTGGCCGGTGCAGGACCGTCCGGGTCTGGTACGCTGGGCCGCCGGCCGATTCGCCGACCGGCTGGAGCATTACGCCCGCTCCGCCCCCTACAACTGGTTCAACTTCTATGATTTCTGGAAATAG
- a CDS encoding AMP-binding protein: MTMLTTTRLPLIRHGGPDDLFAWHDGRPVTVRGYLAAVRDLARRLPEGGFVLNLCADRLGFAVGLGAALLRRQVSLLPPNDTPATLRQLEDSYPGLVCLTDAGAGYPGMTCIEALPQGGLDRLSAAVSPFDGDLAFPADQVAAIAFTSGSTGRPMPQVKSWGTLVRSVHGAGTALGIAGLGAAGLVGTVPHQHMYGLESVALLAMQHGLVLHANRPLFPADIAACLGDFPGRRILVTTPVHLQALLADGTALPPLDLILCATAPLAPQLAIDAEARLGAPLHEIYGCSETGQVAVRRTSATAEWLCIDGIRLRQDEQGSWASGDFLDGETLLADVIELKSDTRFILHGRSADQVNIAGKRSSLAFLNHHLNSVEGVRDGVFFMPNEGGSGTTRLAALVVAPGLTAETLLARLRERIDPVFLPRPLRFVDALPRNPTGKLPREALLRMLATPQRD, translated from the coding sequence ATGACGATGCTGACCACCACCCGCCTGCCCCTGATCCGGCACGGCGGTCCCGACGACCTGTTCGCCTGGCACGACGGCCGGCCGGTGACGGTGCGGGGCTATCTCGCCGCGGTGCGCGATCTGGCCCGGCGCCTGCCCGAGGGCGGCTTCGTGCTGAACCTGTGCGCCGACCGGCTGGGCTTCGCCGTCGGGCTGGGGGCCGCGCTGCTGCGCCGTCAGGTCAGCCTGCTGCCGCCGAACGACACGCCGGCCACCCTGCGCCAGCTGGAGGACAGCTATCCCGGCCTCGTCTGCCTGACCGATGCGGGGGCCGGCTATCCCGGCATGACCTGCATCGAAGCGCTGCCGCAAGGCGGCCTCGACCGCCTGTCCGCCGCCGTCTCGCCCTTCGACGGGGATCTCGCCTTCCCGGCCGATCAGGTTGCGGCCATCGCCTTCACCTCCGGTTCCACCGGCCGGCCGATGCCCCAGGTCAAGAGCTGGGGAACGCTGGTGCGCAGCGTCCATGGCGCCGGCACCGCGCTCGGGATCGCCGGGCTGGGCGCCGCCGGTCTGGTCGGCACCGTGCCGCACCAGCACATGTACGGGCTGGAATCGGTCGCCCTGCTGGCCATGCAGCATGGGCTGGTCCTCCACGCCAACCGCCCGCTGTTCCCGGCCGACATCGCCGCCTGCCTCGGCGACTTCCCCGGCCGCCGCATCCTGGTGACCACGCCGGTGCATCTGCAGGCCCTGCTCGCCGACGGCACCGCCCTGCCGCCGCTCGACCTGATCCTCTGCGCCACCGCGCCGCTCGCCCCGCAGCTGGCCATCGACGCGGAGGCCAGGTTGGGCGCGCCGCTGCACGAGATCTACGGCTGCTCGGAAACCGGCCAGGTCGCCGTCCGCCGCACCAGCGCCACGGCGGAGTGGTTGTGCATCGACGGCATCCGCCTGCGCCAGGACGAACAGGGCAGCTGGGCATCGGGCGACTTCCTGGACGGCGAGACCCTGCTGGCCGACGTGATCGAGCTGAAGAGCGATACCCGCTTCATCCTGCACGGCCGCTCCGCCGATCAGGTCAACATCGCCGGCAAGCGCAGCTCGCTCGCCTTCCTCAACCACCATCTGAACTCGGTGGAGGGGGTGAGGGACGGCGTCTTCTTCATGCCGAACGAGGGGGGGAGCGGAACCACCCGCCTCGCCGCGCTGGTGGTGGCGCCGGGTCTGACCGCCGAGACGCTGCTGGCCCGCCTGCGCGAGCGGATCGACCCGGTCTTCCTGCCGCGCCCGCTGCGCTTCGTCGACGCCCTGCCGCGCAACCCGACCGGCAAGCTGCCGCGGGAGGCGCTGCTGCGGATGCTCGCCACCCCCCAACGCGACTAG
- a CDS encoding phosphopantetheine-binding protein, whose protein sequence is MSDLKTMSPAELDLATLIVNTLTLETAPEDIDPDAALYGEGLGLDSIDILEVALAVSKTYGVKLRADDENNTRIFTSLRTLNDHIQQLKAA, encoded by the coding sequence ATGAGTGACTTGAAGACCATGTCTCCCGCCGAACTCGATCTGGCGACCCTGATCGTGAATACCCTGACGCTGGAAACCGCCCCGGAGGACATCGACCCGGACGCCGCCCTCTACGGCGAAGGGCTGGGGCTCGACTCGATCGACATCCTGGAGGTGGCGCTCGCCGTTTCCAAGACCTATGGGGTGAAGCTCCGAGCGGACGACGAGAACAACACCAGGATCTTCACCTCGCTGCGCACGTTGAACGATCACATTCAACAGCTCAAAGCCGCCTGA
- a CDS encoding PLP-dependent aminotransferase family protein, with amino-acid sequence MQSDIPAHAAEGSDPAEQSGPGFWQPDLANRSKPVYLAIADAIADDVRSGRLAAGHRLPPQRALAVRLEVDLTTVSRAYGEARRRGLLDARVGQGTFISAKAGISAKAGLAPNEPPSPTARREAAAVIDMTMNQPPLPDAPELLERVRQGLAQAMLRLDPQSLLRYPDTATAAGGLEEDRAAGAHWLSRRLGAPDAGRIVVCPGTQSALLALLSMLARPGDTICTEALTYPGFRAIAGQLGLRVVGVAMDGDGLDPDALRAAVETHAPKALYCIPTLHNPTTATLPADRRAAIAAIAREHGIPVIEDDIYGVLPQDAPPPIAALAPDITFHVTGLAKCVAPGLRVTYVAAPDTRQAMRLAAAQRATMLGTPPIPTAVASRWIADGTADALLAAIRAEATLRQRMARDLLPSSAMTAHPEGFHLWLRLPPAWTRGEFAAHLRIRGISAAASDTFLTAGPAPEALRICLGAPVTRADCRHMLEILADTLEQSPALAGIVI; translated from the coding sequence ATGCAATCCGATATCCCGGCCCATGCCGCCGAAGGCTCCGATCCGGCGGAGCAGTCCGGCCCGGGCTTCTGGCAACCCGATCTGGCGAACCGCAGCAAGCCGGTCTATCTGGCCATCGCCGACGCCATCGCCGACGATGTGCGCAGCGGCCGGCTGGCGGCGGGGCACCGGCTGCCGCCGCAACGCGCGCTCGCCGTCCGCCTGGAAGTGGATCTGACCACGGTCAGCCGGGCCTATGGCGAGGCGAGGCGCCGGGGGCTTCTCGACGCCCGCGTCGGCCAGGGCACCTTCATCAGCGCCAAGGCCGGCATCAGCGCCAAAGCCGGCCTCGCCCCGAACGAGCCGCCGTCCCCCACCGCCCGGCGGGAGGCCGCGGCGGTCATCGACATGACGATGAACCAGCCGCCCCTGCCCGACGCGCCGGAGCTGCTGGAGCGCGTACGGCAGGGTCTGGCCCAGGCGATGCTGCGGCTCGACCCGCAATCGCTGCTGCGCTATCCCGACACCGCAACGGCGGCCGGGGGGTTGGAGGAGGACCGCGCGGCAGGCGCGCATTGGCTGTCCCGGCGGCTCGGCGCCCCGGACGCCGGCCGGATCGTCGTCTGCCCCGGCACGCAGAGCGCGCTGCTGGCCCTGCTCAGCATGCTGGCCCGCCCCGGCGATACCATCTGTACGGAGGCGCTGACCTATCCCGGCTTCAGGGCCATCGCCGGACAGCTGGGGCTGCGGGTGGTCGGCGTGGCGATGGACGGAGACGGGCTCGATCCCGACGCCCTGCGCGCCGCCGTCGAAACTCATGCGCCGAAGGCGCTCTACTGCATCCCCACCCTGCACAACCCGACGACGGCGACCCTGCCGGCGGACCGGCGCGCCGCCATCGCCGCCATCGCCCGCGAACACGGCATCCCGGTCATCGAGGACGACATCTACGGCGTGCTGCCGCAGGATGCGCCGCCGCCCATCGCGGCGCTGGCGCCGGACATCACCTTCCATGTCACCGGGCTGGCGAAATGCGTGGCGCCGGGCCTGCGCGTCACCTATGTCGCCGCACCGGATACCCGTCAGGCGATGCGGCTGGCCGCCGCCCAGCGGGCGACCATGCTCGGCACCCCGCCGATTCCCACCGCGGTCGCCAGCCGATGGATCGCCGACGGCACCGCCGACGCGCTTCTCGCCGCCATCCGGGCCGAGGCGACGCTCCGCCAGCGCATGGCCCGCGACCTGCTGCCGTCCTCCGCGATGACCGCCCACCCGGAGGGCTTCCACCTGTGGCTCCGCCTGCCGCCGGCCTGGACGCGCGGGGAGTTCGCCGCCCATCTGCGCATCCGCGGCATCTCTGCCGCCGCCAGCGACACCTTCCTCACCGCCGGCCCCGCCCCGGAGGCCCTGCGCATCTGCCTCGGCGCCCCGGTCACCCGCGCCGACTGCCGCCACATGCTGGAGATCCTGGCCGACACGCTGGAACAAAGCCCCGCCCTTGCCGGCATCGTGATCTGA